One part of the Anopheles coustani chromosome 2, idAnoCousDA_361_x.2, whole genome shotgun sequence genome encodes these proteins:
- the LOC131267111 gene encoding tyrosine-protein kinase Dnt-like, with product MTNLCVYVGLLLSLLVVTGRAHLNLYLNEIEVQRLLGLSAEIYYVREGQVNEYALHFTVPVPAEVEEISFTWQSLAKRPLPYQINIVSPDPIALPKPSMNISQQGEIPEHIETFAIGLRCSGRETAEVDVTITVEVTLDRLTGNATELVFRRKKICLMSEHPDANQPDPYLLENASNGQNGLITLIIGGILAILFVATIILIAYCAQGSFRRKPQHAQPIRTSSFQCLQPHASSAPSSILSPSYVVPTIATLSRTRIYANAEPEELQRRISELTVQRCRVRLSSLLQEGTFGRVYRGSYNDSQEVLVKTVGPHASQIQVSLLLHEGMSLYGAQHPGILSVLGVSIDDHTAPFLLYLAPENSRNLKIFLQEPVARTLTTIQIVKIQLQLAQALGHLHSHGVIHKDIAARNCVIDDQLRVKLADNSLSRDLFPGDYYCLGDSENRPIKWLALESIQYKQFSEASDTWAFGVLMWELCTLARQPYAEVDPFEMEHYLLDGYRLAQPINCPDELFAIMAYCWTMLPMERPSFEQLQICLQDFYAQLTRYV from the exons GACTTTCCGCAGAAATCTACTACGTCCGCGAGGGTCAGGTGAACGAGTATGCTCTTCATTTCACGGTTCCCGTTCCGGCGGAAGTTGAGGAGATCTCATTCACCTGGCAGAGCCTGGCCAAAAGGCCGCTTCCTTACCAGATCAACATCGTTTCGCCGGATCCGATCGCACTGCCGAAGCCCTCGATGAATATCTCCCAGCAGGGTGAAATCCCGGAGCATATCGAAACGTTTGCCATCGGGCTGCGCTGCAGTGGACGAGAAACGGCCGAGGTTGACGTGACCATAACGGTGGAAGTGACACTCGATCGACTCACAGGAAACGCAACAGAGTTGGTGTTTCGACGGAAGAAGATCTGCTTGATGAG TGAACATCCTGATGCAAACCAACCGGATCCTTACCTGCTAGAAAACGCGTCCAACGGTCAGAATGGACTGATCACGCTCATCATCGGCGGGATTCTGGCGATTCTTTTCGTGGCAACCATCATCTTGATCGCGTACTGTGCCCAGGGATCGTTCCGCCGAAAGCCACAACACGCTCAACCGATCCGTACCTCCAGTTTCCAGTGCCTCCAACCACACGCTTCATCGGCCCCCTCGTCGATACTCTCACCATCCTACGTTGTCCCCACGATAGCAACCCTTTCCCGCACTCGAATCTATGCGAATGCCGAACCAGAAGAACTGCAGCGACGCATTTCCGAGCTGACCGTGCAACGCTGTCGGGTGCGCCTCTCCAGCCTACTTCAGGAAGGAACCTTCGGGCGAGTCTACCGGGGCAGCTACAACGACAGCCAGGAAGTGCTGGTGAAAACCGTCGGACCGCACGCGTCCCAAATCCAGGTCTCGCTCCTCCTACACGAAGGCATGAGCTTGTACGGTGCACAACATCCCGGTATCCTGTCCGTCCTGGGTGTCTCGATCGATGACCATACGGCACCATTCCTACTCTACCTCGCGCCAGAGAACTCGCGCAACCTGAAGATCTTCCTCCAGGAACCGGTGGCCCGAACGCTGACCACGATCCAGATcgtcaagattcaactccagcTTGCACAAGCCCTAGGACACCTGCACAGCCACGGTGTGATCCACAAGGACATTGCGGCCCGTAACTGTGT AATTGACGATCAACTGCGAGTGAAGCTAGCGGATAACTCTCTTTCGCGCGATCTCTTCCCCGGCGACTACTACTGCCTCGGGGACAGCGAAAACCGACCGATTAAGTGGCTCGCTCTGGAGTCGATCCAGTACAAACAGTTCAGCGAAGCTTCCGACACGTGGGCGTTTGGTGTTCTCATGTGGGAATTGTGTACCCTGGCGCGACAGCCGTACGCAGAG GTCGATCCGTTTGAGATGGAACACTATCTGCTTGATGGCTATCGGTTAGCGCAACCAATCAACTGTCCAGATGAGCT ATTCGCAATAATGGCCTACTGCTGGACGATGCTACCGATGGAGCGACCCTCGTTCGAACAGCTGCAGATCTGTCTGCAGGATTTCTACGCACAGCTGACACGCTACGTCTAG